One window from the genome of Hippopotamus amphibius kiboko isolate mHipAmp2 chromosome 13, mHipAmp2.hap2, whole genome shotgun sequence encodes:
- the FAM240A gene encoding protein FAM240A, with the protein MNNQYIRREVFCRNTCHELKRFWEREIGKQTYYRESEEHRLGRSALRKLREEWKQKLDTKLRLRNNPDETEKRANIGQELH; encoded by the exons ATGAACAATCAGTACATCCGCCGGGAGGTCTTCTGCCGGAACACCTGTCACGAGCTCAAACGCTTCTGGGAAAGAGAAATTGGCAAACAGACTTACTACCGAGAATCAGAAGAACATCGCCTGGGAAGAAGTGCACTGAGAAA gCTCAGAGAAGAATGGAAGCAGAAACTGGACACGAAGCTGAGACTACGGAACAATCCAGATGAGACAGAAAAGCGGGCCAACATTGGCCAAGAGCTTCATTGA